The Clostridioides sp. ES-S-0010-02 genome window below encodes:
- a CDS encoding CatB-related O-acetyltransferase has translation MTIPNSDKIYPRSNDYQTIYLKNVITRDNIKVGDYTIYNDFYNDPRDFEKNNVLYQYPINNDKLIIGKFCSIACNVKFLMTSGNHTMKSLSTYTFPIFYEEWDLDINHITDAWDNKGDIVIGNDVWIGYDAVIMPGVKIGDGAIIGTRAVVTNNVPPYSIVGGIPAKIIKKRFNDDIISKLLKIKWWDWSYEKIQSSIQHIQSGAIDRLV, from the coding sequence ATGACTATTCCAAATTCAGATAAAATATATCCAAGAAGTAATGATTATCAAACTATATATCTTAAAAATGTGATTACAAGAGACAATATAAAAGTTGGAGACTATACAATATATAACGACTTTTATAATGACCCAAGGGATTTTGAAAAAAATAATGTACTATATCAATATCCTATAAACAATGATAAATTAATAATCGGAAAATTTTGTTCAATTGCATGTAATGTAAAGTTTTTAATGACTAGTGGAAACCACACTATGAAATCACTCTCTACTTATACATTTCCAATCTTTTATGAAGAATGGGATTTAGACATAAATCATATAACAGATGCTTGGGATAATAAGGGTGATATTGTAATTGGAAATGATGTATGGATAGGCTATGATGCTGTAATTATGCCAGGTGTAAAAATTGGTGATGGAGCAATTATTGGAACAAGAGCTGTAGTTACTAATAATGTCCCTCCATATTCTATTGTTGGAGGAATACCTGCAAAAATTATAAAGAAAAGATTTAATGATGATATAATTTCAAAATTATTAAAAATTAAGTGGTGGGATTGGTCATATGAAAAAATCCAATCAAGTATTCAACACATTCAATCAGGAGCTATTGATAGATTAGTTTAA
- a CDS encoding GNAT family N-acetyltransferase, with product MSRLERLEMKKVETKHLQQFNQLLRYVFQVTNHDLQQVGWEEREITLAKLPVLRQADVFGWFDEDKLVSQIAVYPFKINIFGQEYDMGGLTGVGTYPEYSNLGLMDKLMRQALTDMRKRKQSISYLFPYSIPYYRRKGWEIISDKISFEIKDTQLPKPKAVSGEVERVSIEHEDVRNVYERFSKKSHASMIRSELAWEEYWRWDLDDLTCAIYYDKNHEAQGYVLYWISDEIFYIKEMVFVEEEARTGLWNFISAHFSMINKVVGNTYTDEPLAFLLEDGDIEENIKPYFMGRIVDIEQFINQYPFKEQENEVKLVFQLKDPLLDWNTGVFTLSVSKEGKGILTSGGDKYDLKLDIQTLTTMLLSYKRPTYLHRIKRITCDKEIVDLLENLIERENPYFSDYF from the coding sequence ATGAGTCGACTAGAGAGACTCGAAATGAAGAAAGTAGAAACTAAGCATTTGCAACAATTCAATCAATTGTTACGTTATGTATTTCAAGTGACAAACCATGATTTACAACAAGTAGGTTGGGAGGAAAGAGAAATAACTCTTGCTAAACTACCTGTATTAAGACAAGCAGATGTATTTGGTTGGTTTGATGAGGATAAACTAGTATCTCAAATAGCTGTTTATCCATTTAAAATCAATATATTTGGTCAAGAATACGATATGGGTGGTCTTACTGGTGTTGGAACATATCCTGAATATTCTAATTTAGGTCTTATGGATAAATTGATGCGACAAGCATTAACAGATATGAGAAAAAGAAAACAATCTATATCTTATTTATTTCCATACTCAATTCCATATTATCGCCGTAAGGGATGGGAAATAATATCAGATAAGATATCTTTTGAAATTAAAGATACTCAGTTGCCAAAACCTAAAGCGGTATCAGGAGAAGTTGAGCGTGTAAGTATAGAACACGAAGATGTCAGAAATGTTTATGAACGATTTTCTAAAAAGAGCCATGCATCTATGATTAGAAGTGAGTTGGCATGGGAAGAATACTGGCGTTGGGATTTAGATGACTTAACATGTGCAATTTATTATGATAAAAACCATGAAGCACAAGGTTATGTGTTATATTGGATTTCTGATGAAATATTCTATATTAAAGAAATGGTATTTGTAGAAGAAGAGGCACGTACAGGATTATGGAATTTTATAAGTGCTCACTTTTCAATGATAAATAAAGTGGTTGGAAATACATATACAGATGAACCATTGGCATTTTTACTTGAAGATGGAGACATAGAAGAAAATATAAAACCATACTTTATGGGTAGAATTGTTGATATAGAACAATTTATAAATCAGTATCCATTTAAAGAACAAGAAAATGAAGTAAAGTTAGTATTTCAATTAAAAGACCCTTTATTAGATTGGAATACAGGAGTATTTACACTAAGTGTTTCTAAAGAAGGTAAAGGTATACTAACCTCTGGTGGTGATAAGTATGATTTGAAGCTTGATATACAAACACTTACAACTATGTTGCTTAGTTACAAAAGACCAACTTATCTTCATAGAATAAAAAGAATTACTTGTGATAAAGAAATAGTAGATTTATTAGAAAATCTTATTGAACGTGAAAATCCATATTTCTCAGATTATTTCTAA
- a CDS encoding FAD-dependent oxidoreductase produces MKIYQNIFEPLTIKRMNVKNRIVMPPMGTNFGGESGEFKDEHIKYYEQRAKGGTGLIIVENACVDFPLGSNGTTQIRIDHDRYIPALYKLTESLHKHGACVAIQINHSGASAMPDRINGLTPVSSSNIPSKNGGTIPRELKKEEILDIAKKYGKAAKRAQIAGFDAIEIHAGHSYLISQFLSPIYNKRTDEFGGSLENRARFAKLVIDKVRDEVGALFPISLRISADEFIEGGNTLDDTLKLLEYLNEEVDIYNVSAALNDSIQFQIDTMTLEDGWRSYMSKAVKKRFGKTTIITGNIRNPEIASKILENNEADFIGMGRGLIADPNWAEKVENGKEDSIRKCISCNIGCAGNRIGANRPIRCTVNPDLINGEEYKQRKVNKTTNVVVIGGGTAGLEAAATAAEVGCNVFLLEEKADIGGLAETISTFPDKSRINDFPKYLKQRVNKLKNLIVFKNTKADIKFIENLKPDIIINATGSKPLLPPITGLMDRIDQENGKVSSIFKLFNDIEYFKTKDLENKKVVVVGGGAVGLDVVEFFSENKAKTSIVEMLPVVGKDLDPITKVTMMKMLKDYNVDVYTNTALLEVEDDNFKVKKNEEEFLLNFDYGFICLGMKSNNPILNNLKKYFEAKNVEVLNIGDSKIARRIIDGVREGRNIITTLEKLNLL; encoded by the coding sequence ATGAAAATATATCAAAATATCTTTGAACCATTAACTATAAAAAGGATGAATGTAAAAAATAGAATAGTTATGCCACCAATGGGAACAAACTTTGGTGGAGAAAGTGGAGAATTTAAAGATGAACACATTAAATATTATGAACAAAGAGCTAAAGGTGGAACTGGACTTATAATTGTAGAAAATGCTTGTGTAGATTTTCCTTTAGGTTCTAATGGAACTACACAAATAAGAATAGACCATGACAGATACATACCTGCTTTATATAAGTTAACTGAGAGTCTACATAAACATGGTGCATGTGTAGCTATACAAATTAATCATTCAGGTGCTTCAGCTATGCCAGATAGAATAAATGGATTAACTCCAGTATCTTCTTCGAACATACCCTCAAAAAATGGAGGAACAATACCAAGAGAATTAAAGAAAGAAGAAATACTAGATATAGCTAAAAAATATGGAAAGGCAGCAAAAAGAGCTCAAATAGCTGGTTTTGATGCTATAGAGATACACGCTGGACACTCATATCTAATAAGTCAATTTTTATCCCCAATTTACAATAAGCGTACAGATGAATTTGGTGGAAGTCTTGAAAATAGAGCGAGATTTGCAAAACTAGTAATTGATAAAGTTAGAGACGAAGTAGGAGCCTTATTTCCTATATCTTTAAGGATAAGTGCTGATGAATTTATAGAGGGAGGAAATACTTTAGATGATACTTTAAAGCTTCTTGAATATTTAAATGAAGAAGTAGATATATATAATGTATCAGCAGCATTAAATGATTCTATACAATTTCAAATCGATACAATGACATTAGAAGATGGGTGGCGTTCATATATGTCTAAAGCAGTTAAAAAAAGATTTGGAAAAACAACAATAATAACTGGAAATATAAGGAATCCAGAGATAGCATCAAAAATACTTGAAAATAATGAAGCGGATTTTATAGGTATGGGAAGAGGCCTTATAGCTGACCCTAATTGGGCTGAAAAGGTAGAAAATGGAAAAGAAGATTCAATAAGAAAGTGTATTTCATGTAATATAGGATGTGCAGGTAATAGAATTGGAGCAAATAGACCTATAAGATGTACAGTAAATCCAGACTTAATAAATGGAGAAGAATATAAACAAAGAAAAGTAAATAAGACAACAAATGTGGTTGTTATAGGTGGAGGAACGGCGGGTCTCGAAGCCGCAGCCACAGCAGCAGAGGTGGGATGTAATGTATTTTTATTAGAAGAAAAAGCAGATATAGGAGGGCTTGCTGAGACAATATCAACTTTTCCGGATAAAAGTAGAATAAATGATTTTCCAAAGTATTTAAAACAGAGAGTTAATAAATTAAAAAATTTAATTGTTTTTAAAAATACAAAGGCCGATATTAAATTTATAGAAAATTTAAAACCTGATATAATTATAAATGCTACAGGTTCAAAACCATTACTTCCACCAATAACTGGTTTGATGGATAGGATAGACCAAGAAAATGGAAAGGTGAGTTCAATATTTAAGCTATTTAATGATATAGAATATTTTAAAACAAAAGACTTAGAAAATAAGAAAGTAGTAGTTGTGGGTGGTGGAGCTGTTGGATTAGATGTTGTAGAATTTTTCTCAGAAAATAAGGCTAAAACTTCTATAGTTGAGATGTTACCAGTTGTGGGCAAAGATTTAGACCCTATAACAAAGGTGACAATGATGAAGATGTTAAAAGATTACAATGTTGATGTTTATACAAATACAGCATTATTGGAAGTTGAGGATGATAATTTTAAAGTTAAGAAGAATGAAGAAGAGTTCTTACTAAATTTTGATTATGGATTTATATGTTTAGGAATGAAATCTAATAATCCAATTTTGAATAATTTAAAGAAATATTTTGAAGCTAAAAATGTGGAAGTTCTAAATATAGGAGATAGTAAAATAGCTCGAAGAATAATCGATGGAGTTAGAGAAGGAAGAAATATAATAACAACTTTAGAAAAGTTAAATCTTTTATGA
- a CDS encoding LysR family transcriptional regulator: MNLNHLHYFRVLAKVEHYTKAATQLSITQPSLSHAISALEKELGTFLFEKQGRNVRLTKYGKFFLTYVDKALSELERGEKKLREYTSISKGVIDLGFIYTLGAYFIPDILGKFLEKESNKNISFSFGQGTTKKIIQSLKDEKFDLAFCSFVPNEPNIDFTAILQEELVVIVPYNHPLASNESVDLKDTKDYPFIFFSEDSGVRPIIDKLFEKVDVKPQIVCETEEDTAVAGLVSINYGIAVVPNIFALKYFNVKVLSITNPIHERYIYLATMKNKYLTPAVNSFRNFVINYSKNNNLIDKME, from the coding sequence ATGAACCTAAATCATTTGCATTACTTTAGAGTTTTAGCCAAAGTTGAGCACTATACAAAAGCAGCTACACAATTGTCTATAACTCAACCAAGCTTAAGTCATGCTATATCTGCTCTTGAAAAAGAACTGGGAACTTTTTTATTTGAAAAACAAGGTAGAAATGTTCGTTTAACTAAATATGGTAAATTTTTTTTAACTTATGTTGATAAAGCATTGAGTGAATTAGAAAGAGGAGAAAAAAAGCTTAGAGAATATACGAGTATATCAAAAGGTGTCATAGACTTAGGATTTATTTATACATTGGGAGCTTACTTCATTCCAGATATACTTGGTAAGTTTTTAGAAAAAGAGTCAAATAAAAATATTTCATTTTCATTTGGTCAAGGTACTACTAAAAAGATTATCCAAAGTTTAAAAGATGAAAAATTTGATTTAGCATTTTGCTCTTTTGTTCCAAATGAACCCAACATAGATTTTACAGCTATACTTCAGGAAGAATTGGTTGTAATAGTGCCATATAACCATCCTTTAGCCTCAAATGAAAGTGTAGACTTAAAGGATACAAAGGATTATCCTTTTATATTTTTCAGTGAAGATAGTGGAGTTAGACCAATTATTGATAAGCTCTTTGAAAAAGTTGATGTAAAACCACAAATTGTATGTGAAACAGAAGAAGATACAGCTGTCGCAGGTTTAGTTTCTATTAACTATGGTATAGCAGTTGTTCCAAATATTTTTGCTCTTAAATATTTTAATGTAAAGGTTTTATCAATAACAAATCCTATACATGAAAGATACATATATTTAGCTACAATGAAAAATAAATATTTAACTCCTGCTGTTAATAGTTTTAGAAACTTTGTTATTAATTATAGTAAAAACAATAATCTAATTGATAAAATGGAATAA